A window of Benincasa hispida cultivar B227 chromosome 9, ASM972705v1, whole genome shotgun sequence genomic DNA:
aaaaataaaaatacttgcATCATCGGGATCGACTCattcttatcttcaaatttattgtcgttaatttgaaaaatgaagtgACTTAAAATGTATGAATgaaatgaaaactaaataaaaaatagattagGACAAAAGGTATTTTTCCTGGTAATAATACGCAAATAAATAAGGAAAGGATTGCCAATATTTTAgaatttacaagaagatcaacgGATGCAGAAAGAGTTTTCTTAAGCTATAGACATGGGCGAGCTGATTTTCTCATTAAAAGGGAATTTTGGATCTTGGGTTTCTCTGCTCGTAGCTCACACTTAGTCAATAATCTCTATCATAAACAGATTACTTCACTTCAAATCCGTTTgttatttgattttgttttccTATCTGGATTTCTGAATTGGGTTCAACAATGGTGGGTCTAGCTATTCTTTTGGATCTATTACGGAGAAATTCGGCCACCAACACACCCCAAAGCCTCCACTCTTATGGGGCTTtctccgccgccgccgccgccgccgctgCCGGAACCCCTTTTGCGTTCAGAGCTTTCTTAGGGTACGTGTCGATGGTTCTGATGTTTCTTGAGTTTGGTTTCTTCGCTATCGAGATGAttggttatttttttaattcgcTTTTTATCCGCTGAACTTTTCGTTGGATTGGATTCGTTTGTTGAGAtttgaagctttgaagaagtgcAAATTTATAGCTGGGTCATATATTGTCATGGTTGTAAAATTTGATGAAACGATAGAGTTGTTCATATGCTCGTcttgaaatttgaaatgaacTGCTCTTTGAAATATTTTATACACTGTTGATTGTCGTGATGTTTGAGCAAATCGTTGGTAATCAGTTGGTAATCATTGTTTATCCGTTTGAGAACGTGTTTATGCTTGCTTTTTCATTAGcttgttttattcaaatttgcATCTAGATCACATTTTTTATGGTGAAGTATGATAATAATCTCCACATTCGAAATTCTTTTGTAACTACAGAGTTCTTATGTTAATGATTATTAGCGATTGGAAAGAGTTTATCATGTAGTTCCTTGGCGGGGTCCCTTCTATCTCCACTCTTGGCTGTTCACATTTTGCAGTTATAATGAAGTTTCAAacatttcttattaaaaaaaaaagtatgataATTATGTTTGTTAATCAGAGTTGAGAATCTAGCCCACTGACTTTTTAATCTTCACCTTCAAACCCCGAGGGGTAGCTATGGTGGTAAGGATTTGGGATAGATGTTCAGTAACGATTCATATAGTACTGTCTCTATAACCTGGTTTTCAAGAGAGGGAAATTTTAGCCTTCATTGGAAGGATCAAAGGCTCTTGAAAACTAAATATGTGAAATTCTACAAGCCTTCTTAGATTTACTATCATTAGGCTGTATGCTACTTGCTTGCTTTCTTAACTTTTGCTTACAGATGAAATTGCATCTTTCTAGACAGTTTATATTATGATTTCCGTTTTACCCATGATTGAATACTTTACATGGCTGGCCATGCTACTACAGTAACAGAATTCCAGTTGCTCATTGTGATGCCGGTGTGGATGTGACTGAGGACTACTTCTCAAATCTACAGAGTGCATCAAGGAAAATCTTTGAGCACGAGTCTCTTCAATACACTACAAAGGAGTACAGCCTTGAGTTAAAGCCATTATTCTCTGCTTTTCAATGGAGGATGCTTGGTATGACAACATTGAGGTCgtttttgatgttttatttgcctCTGTTGGAGCCTCATGCAAAGTTGGAAGACGAGGATGATGAGGACTTTTTAAATGATGCTCAAGAAGAGAAGCACGTTGATCTAGTTTCTCCCTTTAAAAAGTCTGTCAAGCAAATAGTTCGTGAGGTCTGTTGAATCACtctttctctgtttttttttttttttttgagcgAATGATTGTTCTTTAGCTGATCTAAAAATAGGTACTTTGAGTTTTTTCCCCTTCTGTATTGTTAGATGTGAAACCATACTTGATATCATTATAACTCAGTTGTTTGCTTCTGCCTACCAATATTTTGAGGTTTTACGGTCGTAGATTGAACTACTGATGTAAATGCTTTGAGAATAGAATGTCACCTATGATTGTGTATTCCATGAACTAAGTGATGCTTCATAGGTGGAAATTGCTCGATCTCTTAGGCCCATTTGataacctttttatttttgttttgttttgtttacttgtttgtttgtttgtttttttataaatattttttagtttttgaaaattgtgcttGTTTTACATTTTCTTTGTCATGGTTTTCATTCTTCATGTAAACAtttaaattcttagtcaaattccaaaaaacaaaaacaagttttttaaaactactttttgtagttttcaaaacttagacttggattttgaaaacactcctaaaaagtatataacaaaccAAATAAACCAATGGTGGAAGTAgtatttacaagtttaattttcaaaaaccaaaaactgaAAACCAAATACTTATCAAATGAGACCTTCGCAATTGCAAAAACTGGTTGCAAGAAATGCATAACCATCCTGTCTTTTAAAATTTAGCCAAAGTAATTGTTTGCATTTAACAACTTGTTGCGAATGTGCTTTCCAAAAGGCAATTTAGTAGCaactatttttctctctttaagcTCTTTTTCTCGATTTTCTTTCATAGTATCTGACaaatgatgcttgagacaagatTCGGCATTTTTAAACCATGAAACACTTTTCCAGGAAGCGGCTGACTTGTTGAAGTTCTGCTTCCCCTAATTTCCcgaattttaatattatttcacTTTATTCACTCATTCCTCATCATAACACTTGAAATTACTTTTTGTTGACGGTACTTACTAGCCATACAGAAAGTAAATTATGTTTGAGAATTTATTATCTTCTTTCTGGCTTTTGGTTTGATGATAAACCTAATTGATATTAAAATACTGTCTTCTATTTCACGATTTACGCTCAAGTTAAAATGTTAGGGAAATGGCAAATTTTTTTGTGTTCATAGCTTGAAGCTATCAGCTTCTGGGTGCAATATCTCCCCCAATACTGGCTTCTTGCAATTTCGTTGCCTTGCTTATCTGAAACATCTTAATTCTGCCACGCTTATTTTACATCTGTCTTCATAATAGATATTTCTTGTAACATTTGAAATCAAGTTAATTGATAACCTTATTTGGATATCATCAGACTACTGTTGTCACAACTAGACGCATTTTGGAAAGAATTTCTGTCCACTATGCTTCGCAGCGAATTGCATGGAAGCTTCTTAAAGGTAAACATCTCCATCATTCCAAATTGTTGTACTTTGACATCTAATGCAAGACGTATTTGAAATTGCAACACAAGATTTGAAGACAGGTAGGTGATAATGGCATCATCTTAAGCATATGTTAGTTTTCTTTCCTTTGTAATCTGTACTAGCTAGCATGCAATAAAGCAACTTGTCTATTCATTGCCATGACAGATGTTCCCAAATCTGCCATGCGCAAAGCTGGACGAGGACTGCCCACTTCAGTCTACTTCTTTCGAGTTACCAGGACGACTTTCCGAggttaaatttcatttacacccCCAACCCAACACCACCACTCTCAGATGCTCATTCTGTTTTCCTGTTTGGACATGACAATGCAGGACACGCTCTAGGAGTGGCAGCTTCATGGCTTGTCCAAGTCGGTATCGAAATCTACCGATATGTTTCTGCGAAAGTAAAATCAAAAGAAGATGATGTAGTTGAAGAAACTGAGAAAGCTATAGTTTTAAGGAAGAAGATTACAGGCGCTACTCTGCGGTGTAGTGCATCGCTAGTTTTTGCTTCCATTGGAGCAGGTATCGGCGCCACCCTCTTCCGCCCATCAGCAGGCCAGTGGATCGGTAAGTTCACATCACACCCTTCTAAATGCATCTTCTGCAAAAGATATTAACATACATAACGAACAATCCCTTCGTCACTCCGATtcgtgaaaaggaaaaaaatacataagGAACAATCATCGGTACACCGGAGTGATGTTACTCATATTTTAATCAGTGAAACCTTTGATTTTATGTGCAGGATGTGCTGTGGGGGACTTGGCAGGGCCTGTTATTGTAACAGTTTGCCTGGAGAAAGGCTTGAACTTGGATCTTTAGCTTCTGGGGTATAATCTTCTGACTGATTCTTTGAAACTTCAAATGggaatgtattaatttcttctGAATTTTTTCTACTGATCCCCTGCGAACGGGCCTTTTTACAATTAGCCCTCTTTTGTTATCTATGCATAAACTCCATTTTTCTGCCCAAAGTTGTTCTCTTCTCTGTAAAGGCATTAGTGTGATTTTAATTTAGtatctttaatttttaagttttatttagtCCTTATGAAAACATTCCTAACATCATAAAGTTTAATagtttttttactttattttaaacaaaatttaccAATATCACTGAGGCAAAACactatttgataatcattcagagtttttatttttggtttttaaaacttatacttataaatactattttccctgaaaagttgtttttaaaattcaaaccaaagttttgaaagggaaaaagattattgctttttttaaaaaaattatttaaatgtttCTTGAcatgtaaaattataataatactTCACTATGGTccatttattagattttatctaaACTGGTGTCGTAGGCTTGTTTAATAGCCAATGGGTAtgtaaatttttgttttgtttttagaatgtAAATATGCCGATATCAAACCAAATTTGTTTGGTAGAGAACTTTATCTAATGaataagatataaaattgaaaggttAACTCACACTTTTTTTAACTTGGTAAGAGTGTGTCGTTcttcatttagtttttaaaatttattctatTCGAACTTTGGATCTCTTGATCATGACCACTAATTTTGTGGCATAACTCAAACTCTTAAGTTCACTAGCCATTTGTTTTTCATACTAAATCCAAGGgagatgtttcatttatttGCTAGCAATCAATCTCAGTAACTAGCTAACACACaagaaaatacataaaaatcgaacaaaactttggctgcaaAAAAGCTCTTAAACTTTAAGCTCTAATATACAATAGATGTATTAATGCATTcactattttatattttgtgaatCAAGTGTCCCAAATCATCACAACAGCTATAACCCCAATTCCTAAAAGCACAGCAACGAACTTGTAATTTGGATTGTCCACAAAAACTGAATCCTTAGGGGTATATCCCTTTGAAAGCAGATGGTTTATGGACACATAAATGAACACTCCACAAGCCAGTCCCATTGAGATGGCAAATATCCAATCTGCAGCCCCGCCTTGTGTCGTGGCATCGATAACAATTCCAATGGCAATGCCAATGGGGCTTGAGATGGCAAAAGCAAAGGAATAGGCAGCACTTGACAACAAAGGGCGGTTTGGGATCATTCGGAGGAGAGCAATGCCCATGGCAATGGCTGCAAAGACCTTGTGGAGGGAGATCGTCCATAGGGCTTTCCAAGCGTCGGCTTCGGTCTCTGCAACTCCAATGGCGATGCCTTCGAAGACGGAGTGAAAACACAATGCAACAATCAGTAAAATGCTGTCCCCAAATGAACCCATTGTCGTGAAAGTTGCGGGTGGATGTGGACAATGGCCATTGCTGCCATTTTGGACCTGAATTACATAAAAATAAGTTCAAGTTGCTGATATGAATAAAAGGGGTGTTTGGCTTGCTTAGTTTAGTATTCCTTACTTTCTCATAAAATACTTCTTTAAGAAAATTCTGATGATTCGCATTTAGTTACAGTTTTGTAAAGGTACTGTTAGTAACACATTTTGAAGATACACCCTAACAAACAAAATGATCAAACTAATCACATataccctttttcttctttgggAAGAATAGATTTTTTGGTTCTAGACTTCACAATGTTACatctgaattttgagttttgtttctatTTCGAATCTAGATTTCAAGTTTTATACTCTTAAACCTTGATTATTTTacactaaatactcacttttggTCATTGATGTTAAGgtctattaattaatataggaaaatgaattaaatttatatacaaatatagcaaaatgtcagtttatcattgatagacaattaCAAGCAATAACAGACATCTAACAGTGTCATATTATCTTTGAAAACCAATGACATTTTGCTAACAATTACTCTAATAATAATTAACTTTTCCTcacaattgaaattaatttaaaaattttcatcttGTAATTATTCAGTTAATTGAAAATCTACGCCAAATACCAAAGTGGGCATCAAAGAAAACTTAAgggtaaaaatgtaaaatattaaaacttatgtaccaaatgaaaactaaaccCAAAAGTAAAAATGTAACCTTTTGAAATctaggaataaaataaaaataatctttttctttttttttcttactgcATACTTTTGAAGATTTTTTATCAACCAGTCTAAAAGTCGGATGATTCTCTCTCAAATGTTTATTAAAAACAGttttcattattaatttgattGTTTACGAACtgatttttatgtatttataacaccacattaaaaaaaattaagactgTGTCATCTAATCAATTTAGAGATTATACTAAATACATTCTAAATTAATAGTtctcgaaaaaaaaaagttcagaAATCATCCCAAACACAATCATGATTAAGCatctatatttatatattttaaaattactccAACCTcttatgattataaaatatataatacatTCTTATTTGGCAAAGAAAAAAAGTCATTTAGAAATCATAAGCATAATATGAAGTGCAGCTTACCTGAAACTTTGAGGGTGAACCTGCAGCTCCTGCAGTGAAAGAATACCATAATTATTGAGGACTGTATAAATAGCAGAAACAAATATTTCtgttttttcaataataataataataatattgaaaTGGAAGTTGAAACTGATtgaaatgttttcaaaaacaacttttatttgttaatagaaaaaataaatatattttttttaaaaaaaggactTTCTTGTTTTACTTTTAGATTATTGGTGTTTGTTTTGTTAAACTGTTTGATTGTTGAAATTATGTTGTTGTGTTGTCCTTGATTTCTTCttccaattaatttcaaaatatataattaataattataaatgaatggtaaatttttaaaacaaataaaaaaggaaGCAAACATATGCAACAACAAAAAACTTTGTTTTCTGACTGTTTTctttaactatttttaaaattattctgtTATATAAGTTCACAacacaaaaaattcaaaaatatatttttctattgaaaaaaatatttatttaacaaaCTGAATTAGATTTCACTCTCCAAACATACAAAGGGTGTTGAGAATAGGGattaggaagaaaaaaaaattgttatgtgtttatttggtcattaagctaaaaaaaagattataaataattaaactaaaaaaattataaatatttaaaccccgtttggtaatcatttagtattttttttttttaaattaaacttatttcatcTATATTTCTTAGAATGATTTgcaattcttaaccaaattctaaaaatgaaaacaacattctaaaaactattttttctagttcttaaaatttggcttgattttttaaattattggtgaaaagtagataacaaaaaaagaaatttggaagttgaaATAGTAtccatagatttaattttaaaaaaaaacaaaatagttattaaatcgaccttagttttttttttttttttaaacaaatattaGTTTGTTTCTTATATTGTTTTATGATAGTTTTCATgtgatttaagaaaaaaaataacaagtttttttttaatgtttaaaaaaaaataattgttaaagaaatgtgaaaatcaTAATGCTACTGGTagataaacataaatttcaaaaataaaaaatcaagacatgaactttcaattttgtatctattaGATAGATGAATTTATAAAACGAAAAAGATTGAATAAGCCCTTACAAGCACTGCTTGACAAATATTTAGATCTGTGTCGTaagaattttgttattttattttatttttaaaaattaaacctatagacattatttttaccttcaaatgtcttcatttgttatttatttttcatcaataatttaaaaaatcaactcaaattttgaaaactaaaatatatatatatatagtttttaaaagatGGTTTCttgttttggaatttgactaagaattcaacttaagaaagatgcaaactattgtaagaaatgtggatgaaatagatttaatttaaaaaaaaaaaaaattaaaaaaataggaccttagtttttttttttttcaatttagtttatagatactactttttatttttgaaagaatttgattatGGATCGAAAACCATCACTGCAAAAGAAAACAagcatatataataataatagaaaggaaaaacatacaactaaaaataaaatcataatcaAATAGAGCTAGTTGAATGTCAAGTTTCGTAATTTAGATTCATTTGGTAAccatcttgttttttgtttttgtttataaaaattaagattatagacattttttttatctctaaatattttttttgttatctattttttttatagatggctgaaaaaataaagtcaaaatttgaaagaaaaaaaatagttttttgaaattttgctaaGAATGTAACctgtaattaagaaaaatacaaaaaaaaggggaaaatagacgtaatttaaaaaataaaaataaaaaaatagttacgtACGGGTCTtaataattggaaaaaaaaaaggtaacaaaattattttaaaacactACGCTCCATCATCAtactttaattatttattatataagaACAATAAAACTGTGTTGAAATTTGAatagttaatttatttatcCCGATCACCAAATTCAATGGCaataataaacaaaacaaaacaagaaaaaggaACACAGCTTTTAGAAAGTGATTTGTAAGccccaatatttttaaaattgatttatttatcattaattttgtcttattttTACTTTTGGCCTTTTCCTCAGATTCTGGCTCCCAACTAGCTTAAGAAATTACTCATTTTCATGAAATTGAAAATCAGATATTCTCTTTGATCAAATCAAAGAATCCACAAAAAGTTCGCCAAAATTCATCTGTTCATCAGCCAATTCAGAATCCAGTACCAACAATTCGTCCAAGATCAAAGCCAAACAGAgaatcaaattcaatttcaatttcaaatcaacatgaTTACCTCGAAGCTCAACATCAGTGGAAGAATCAGCGTTTTGTTTACGATAGAGAGACGAAATCACACAATCCGCCGCCATGGTCATCAAAAACCCTACACAAGCAAGCATAAACGCGAATGGATATGCCTTATCAGTCAAATCGCCAAACGTCTCGTTAGCATCGGAGAGGAAATGCATCATAGCGGTGCCGAAGAAGACGCCGCCGGCGAACTGAGTGCCGAGGACGAGGAATCCGTCGTTCCATTTGAAGAAACAGGGGGAGATTCCAGGGATGAAGGTGCCGAAGAAGATGAGAATGAGGCAGCCGATCTTAACAAGGATGAGCGGCTTGGAGCGGAGGTTAGGGGAAGGGGAAGAGCCGCCTCCGGCATCTCCGCCGGCGTCTTCATCGCCGTGGCCGCTGTGGGCGGTGGCGGAGGaaaggaggaggaggaagaaggagaaaagaaggagggAGCGGAGCATTGGGAAGGGGAAATTGGGGAAGAAGAAGACATCTGTGGGGAGTATATATAAATGGGGAGAGAGGAAGAAAATGTGTAGTACAGAAATTGAAAGAGGTTGGGGATTTTTTTTGGGGGAAGTTCGTACGAGGAGGATGAAATGGGAAATTAAATTTGTACTAGAGAGAGAGGGGGTAAGAGAAAtggttttttttagtttataaaaaagtaataaaagaacattttttgaaaaaaataaaatcctatTTTACTCCCTaatctttcaattttattctattttgatctctaaattttaaaaatatctatttaaatccctaaatttttttaaaatatttattttagttcttactattaaaattattagGGGTGAAAATGGTTCGGTTCAGTGATCAAACCGAAccgaaatttttaaaatgtgaaaccgaaccgaaccaatgcggttcgattcgatttcaaatttggttttggcatttttaaaaaatccatgttatattcttttttaattaaaaaacggttcggttcggttcgattttaaatttggttttgttctttaaattaaaagcggttcggttttaaattcagttttacctttttttaaatatatatatatatattagtttaaaCGGTTTGGTTCGATTTCAAAAGTGAAACTGacccgaaccgaaccgaattaattcggtttcaaaatttcttcaaaccggaTCGAACCGCATTTTTCGGTTTCATTGAGTTTTCGGTTCGGTTCAGTTTTTGCagtttgaatgaccacccctaAAAATTATACTAACTCTTTAACAGAAATGTGAAACCAACACGTTGAATAATGACCAAAACTTGAACTAATATCTTTTAAGTTCTCTCCCTTTGTCACCTTATACAAAATTGaaactctaaattttttagTGTAACTGACATATTTGGTAGTCTAGTCATTCACTTAATATATTAGGGACTAAAATAAGCctttttaaaagttcagggactaaaattattatttttaaaaagtttagggaaaatattcaaagtttagggactaaaacgaatatttttaaaagcttaGGAACCAAAATAGAATATTATTCAAAGTTCATGGaccaaataagatttaaacccGAAAATCTTTATGATGAGGACTTAATGGTTATAAATTCTAGAATACAGAAACTAAATTAGTAAAAAGTtcaagactaaattgttacaaacttgaaaatatataaaccaaATCATTGTCAACTAGAATTCGCAAACTAAATTGATACTTTCATGAAAGTTCAAAGATGAAAGCATAGaaaacttttaaatataatcttaataaatggactaaatttatttacttataacACTTTAGAAGTTGAGATGAAACATATGTTTTACACAATATTTTCGAATTAAATTTGAAGGAGAGTCTTAATTAGTACGCTTATGAATggttagaatttaaattgatacaattattagttcgatatttaaattaatggtACCCCAAAAGTTTATTAGAGTAAATTGAAaacttttcatatatatatacatacattttTCGTCCTTGGGATTCGAATATAGTTTTCCTTTggatccaaaatttcaaaatactaCCTTTAATTTTtactcttttaacttttttaagtTTGGTGTTTAGCTTTTATTTAacctcttattttttaaaatattacatttttacaattgttttttattttttgttttcatttgattactaataaattaataaaatgggTATAAATGAACGAACCAATAATCTGACAATTTTTATACAGTTGGCAAAGATGTTACCTAGACCATGTCCCTACCTAGCCAAAATCAAGTCTAGGTTGTAAAGCGCGTGTACGTGCCAAAGAAGCGCGTGGTATTGTTTATCCTCTATTCTCAACTTTTGTATAGTTGTCTTGGATTGCAGGTTGATGCCTGTCCGAATCCAACTCTAGTGCCACGTCACAGattgaataaattatttatatatcaaaataaattagttaaactattaatttatcaaataaatacTTAAGGTGTGTTTGGGACGAAGATTATCCTAACACAACCacataaatactattttgtattcctCAATTAGTTAacgtcaacactatttcaaaacctcatttgctaccatatttactatttgttacagtttttactattttacattcatcatttttttattcaattgctacagtgtttactattttttctcacattaaaataatttacatctcaaacacatattattataattcaaactaaaataatatataccCAAACGCACACTATTATAACTCAATTATAATAACAACTCTTTATCCCAAACGCCCCCTTAGGTGCTGTTGTGGAGTTGAGGCAATTAATCAATAGGAAATTGCTACATGgcagttttattttattttctttaaaagaattttttttttgtttatataaaaatagaaaGTCTGAGATACACCTAATCATTACTctaaatttaattcttaaagtttttaatactaaaataaaaaatattgtttgaaACTCTTATGAAATCTAGAATTGATACCTCTAGAGTTAATATATTTACGGAGTTTAGAAGTCTA
This region includes:
- the LOC120085869 gene encoding uncharacterized protein LOC120085869 translates to MVGLAILLDLLRRNSATNTPQSLHSYGAFSAAAAAAAAGTPFAFRAFLGNRIPVAHCDAGVDVTEDYFSNLQSASRKIFEHESLQYTTKEYSLELKPLFSAFQWRMLGMTTLRSFLMFYLPLLEPHAKLEDEDDEDFLNDAQEEKHVDLVSPFKKSVKQIVRETTVVTTRRILERISVHYASQRIAWKLLKDVPKSAMRKAGRGLPTSVYFFRVTRTTFRGHALGVAASWLVQVGIEIYRYVSAKVKSKEDDVVEETEKAIVLRKKITGATLRCSASLVFASIGAGIGATLFRPSAGQWIGCAVGDLAGPVIVTVCLEKGLNLDL
- the LOC120085868 gene encoding zinc transporter 11; its protein translation is MLRSLLLFSFFLLLLSSATAHSGHGDEDAGGDAGGGSSPSPNLRSKPLILVKIGCLILIFFGTFIPGISPCFFKWNDGFLVLGTQFAGGVFFGTAMMHFLSDANETFGDLTDKAYPFAFMLACVGFLMTMAADCVISSLYRKQNADSSTDVELRGAAGSPSKFQVQNGSNGHCPHPPATFTTMGSFGDSILLIVALCFHSVFEGIAIGVAETEADAWKALWTISLHKVFAAIAMGIALLRMIPNRPLLSSAAYSFAFAISSPIGIAIGIVIDATTQGGAADWIFAISMGLACGVFIYVSINHLLSKGYTPKDSVFVDNPNYKFVAVLLGIGVIAVVMIWDT